Proteins from one Rosa chinensis cultivar Old Blush chromosome 7, RchiOBHm-V2, whole genome shotgun sequence genomic window:
- the LOC112177215 gene encoding uncharacterized protein LOC112177215, with amino-acid sequence MAGYPYHSPPPPPSPPCNGTTSPILPPPPPPPPPSPPCNTTTTPKLQPPPPPACTCNNLPPPTLPSPPPPSHYYPPVHSPPPPSPSHPSPLSPPPPPFNYSPPVLPPTSSPSPPPPSPPSSYFPSPQPTPSPPSPDYSPPPPSQSPSPWAIPPNHYNSISPNYYDSIAPGPQFASPSNGQRTAIVTAFVSLGGVFFLAFIVIGLLSMAMKKKLPRWPRRGQPDSPVERQENVHNFERIPPGKPTEHRIEVVDDDPDRKLVESSNVQRVAPPDEGAGHTVEQALHQTSNPSGTDKMSSDTKLSKPPGEESVTDNMDASEDADKGKLEGNCKPLDDDHSVTDNADASPEVEKESNEDGKESNDSRKKLRLPKKKKNGKEKHSGVGQALKAAGTLDLDEAEQSQDGDNDEEQVNESKDNTDAPEDADEGKLDKGNSKPPGEKSVTHNMDAPEDAEEGKLDEGNNKRLDLDDHSATDNADASPEVENEPNEVGKEQNDAKKKLSLPKKKKKGREKHSGISQQLLKASGTLDLDEAEQSQDGDNDEEQVNESKDNTDSLEDADEGKLDEGNSKPPGEKSVTHNMDAPEDAEEGKLDEGNSKRLDDHNATDNADASPEVENEPNEVGKEPNDAEKKLRLLKKKKKGREKHSGISQQLLKAAGTLEAEQSQDGDNDEEQVNESKDNTDAPEDADEGKLDEGNSKPPGEKSVTHNMDAPEDAEEGKLDEGNSKRLDDHNATDNADASPEVENEPNEVGKEPNDAEKKLHLPKKKKKGREKHSGISQQLLNAAGTLDLDGAEQSQDGDEEQVNESEDNMDAPEDADEGKLDEGMPHGEKSVTHNMDAPEDEEEAKLDESNSKRLDDHSVTDNADASPDVEKESNEVGKEPNDAEKKLCLPKKKNKGREKHSGISQQILKAAGTLDQDEAEQSQDGDNDGEQVNESKDNTDAPEDADEGKLDEGNSKPHGEKSVTHNMDAPEDAEEGKLDEGNSKRLDDHSATDNADASPEVENEPNEVGKEPNDAEKKLSLPKKKKNGKEKHSGISQVLKVAGTFDLDKAEQSQDGDNNEEQVNKLEQSVTDNMDTPEDTDEGKLDVGNIKPPSERSVTDNMDAVDEGKLDEGNSKPLDDHSVTDNADASPDMVEEFNEVGKESNDSKKKPRLPMKKEKGKEKYSGISQVLKAAGTFDLGEAEQSQDGDNDEEQINESEHRDDGKELISGGSNNADEKVEQPNADEQEPDELHGKPPSHHTNNADFAQDVEEGSSPVQDKSKDSKNKLGLPKKESSRSSSSVKKGKEKTSQICEVLNTASNFDLDGAIESQDDNNDAAEVQRLETHNHNEELNSSGSNNAAEEVEPQSNADEDELDAHHHKPLNNQSENDDGGAAQDVEQESNAVEEESNGRSHKPLNNQSETNNEGATQDVEKAHAAENDSTDSKRKSRTPKKDKASSSRGHPQGKIQHSRFDQVLNATGNIYPDGAAQSQEDDNDEAEVQELEFQHDGEEMNLGGSKNVDEGVERQSDKHEKESDEHHGKPLINQSESENTEAAQDVEKEPHEGKEKPYGLEQKSYESEERSLQTKNPSGRPSGKQKPFKFGQALNIPSNVDLDGAVKSQEDDNRKAEVQESEPQEDGGDLNLGGPNNANEEVELPSNVDEEISDGPLCNEIESDDIEVTQDVEQQSDAVKRRLINPKETFFQKKKHSSRLTGKQKASIVGQVSNAASNVDLDGGVQSQDNDTDEVEVHEPEPQNDFEELEVGAAKKDPRGQQTPTRARSREEPLNLEQLISTASGNDSSTAMVSLDNEEGIVEELDPFASARGGKQALSEAKVPDLTQILTVTNVDDSSEELKSVGGDDYKNDKAKAHELKFGGSKKDSRGRQHRTQVREEVKLFNLEKIGTAASGSDPAKALVSLDDEDDRVQESEPIASNVDSYFRQPLSSARGIDQSPNLVQMLTATIDNNDPNVELKSLEDGDYKGKKAEVYELSKDSRRIKGHTMGARTRIEPPNLDQIVTARIGDDLGKGLESLGGNQEGESDKDGSNKDVPGSGQTNRGTQQLPNLVQILTATNEGDPNPELEFCEDDKELESDSNKDLSIQEPSPGEIEPSTDDQSVLVSVDDDPDVLQFHDNEYDEEQAESNKDGRTGKPLSRPPTTSLRGKRRD; translated from the exons CCACCGCCTTCACCACCTTGTAATGGCACAACTTCTCCAATACTTCCCCCTCCACCTCCGCCTCCACCGCCTTCACCACCGTGTAATACTACTACTACTCCAAAGCtccaacctccaccaccaccagcatGCACATGTAACAATCTCCCACCCCCAACTTTGCCATCACCACCGCCACCATCTCACTACTATCCACCAGTACATTCACCGCCGCCCCCATCCCCATCACATCCGTCACCcctatcaccaccaccaccaccctttAATTATTCCCCACCTGTACTTCCACCGACTTCAtcgccatcaccaccaccaccatcaccaccttCATCTTACTTTCCCTCACCACAACCTACACCATCACCTCCTTCGCCTGACtactcaccaccaccaccatcacaatCACCATCTCCTTGGGCAATCCCCCCTAATCATTATAATTCAATTTCTCCGAATTATTATGATTCAATTGCACCAGGACCCCAGTTTGCGTCTCCTAGCAATGGCCAACGCACAGCTATTGTTACCGCCTTTGTCTCCCTAGGTGGTGTATTTTTTCTTGCATTTATTGTAATTGGGCTGCTTTCCATGGCCATGAAGAAGAAACTACCAAGATGGCCTAGGAGGGGTCAACCTGATTCTCCTgtagaaagacaagaaaatgtTCACAATTTTGAGCGCATCCCGCCAGGCAAACCCACTGAGCACAGGATTGAAGTGGTCGATGATGATCCAGACCGGAAACTAGTTGAAAGTTCAAACGTCCAAAGGGTGGCTCCTCCAGATGAAGGTGCTGGTCACACTGTGGAGCAAGCTTTACATCAAACCAGTAACCCAAGTGGGACCGACAAGATGAGTTCGGATACAAAGCTGAGCAAGCCTCCCGGTGAAGAAAGTGTTACGGACAACATGGATGCTTCTGAGGATGCAGATAAAGGAAAATTAGAGGGTAACTGCAAGCCTCTTGATGATGACCACAGTGTAACAGACAATGCAGATGCATCGCCAGAGGTGGAGAAAGAATCCAACGAAGATGGAAAAGAATCAAATGACTCCAGAAAGAAACTGCGCCTacctaagaagaaaaagaacgGAAAAGAAAAGCATTCTGGGGTCGGTCAAGCTCTAAAGGCTGCAGGTACTTtggatctagatgaggctgAACAATCTCAAGATGGTGACAACGATGAAGAGCAAGTAAATGAATCTAAAGACAACACAGATGCTCCTGAAGATGCAGATGAAGGAAAATTAGACAAAGGCAACAGCAAGCCTCCCGGTGAAAAAAGTGTGACTCACAACATGGATGCTCCTGAAGATGCGGAGGAAGGAAAATTAGACGAGGGCAACAACAAGCGTCTTGATCTTGATGACCATAGTGCGACTGACAATGCAGATGCATCTCCAGAAGTGGAGAACGAACCCAATGAAGTTGGAAAAGAACAAAATGACGCCAAAAAGAAACTGAGTTTacccaagaagaaaaagaagggaagAGAAAAGCATTCTGGAATCAGTCAACAACTTTTAAAGGCGTCAGGTACTTTGGATCTAGATGAGGCAGAACAATCTCAAGATGGTGACAACGATGAAGAGCAAGTAAATGAATCTAAAGACAACACGGATTCTCTTGAAGATGCAGATGAAGGAAAATTAGACGAAGGCAACAGCAAGCCTCCCGGTGAAAAAAGTGTGACTCACAACATGGATGCACCTGAAGATGCGGAGGAAGGAAAATTAGACGAGGGCAACAGCAAGCGTCTTGATGACCACAATGCGACTGACAATGCAGATGCATCTCCAGAAGTGGAGAACGAACCCAATGAAGTTGGAAAAGAACCTAATGACGCCGAAAAGAAACTGCGCTTactcaagaagaaaaagaagggaagAGAAAAGCATTCTGGAATCAGTCAACAACTTCTAAAGGCTGCAGGTACTTTGGAGGCAGAACAATCTCAAGATGGTGACAACGATGAAGAGCAAGTAAATGAATCTAAAGACAACACGGATGCTCCTGAAGATGCAGATGAAGGAAAATTAGACGAAGGCAACAGCAAGCCTCCCGGTGAAAAAAGTGTGACTCACAACATGGATGCTCCTGAAGATGCGGAGGAAGGAAAATTAGACGAGGGCAACAGCAAGCGTCTTGATGACCACAATGCGACTGACAATGCAGATGCATCTCCAGAAGTGGAGAACGAACCCAATGAAGTTGGAAAAGAACCAAATGATGCCGAAAAGAAACTGCACTTacccaagaagaaaaagaagggaagAGAAAAGCATTCTGGAATCAGTCAACAACTTCTAAACGCTGCAGGTACTTTGGATCTAGATGGGGCAGAACAATCtcaagatggtgatgaagagcAAGTAAATGAATCTGAAGACAACATGGATGCTCCTGAAGATGCAGATGAAGGAAAATTAGACGAAGGCATGCCTCACGGTGAAAAAAGTGTGACTCACAACATGGATGCTCctgaagatgaagaggaagcAAAATTAGACGAGAGCAACAGCAAGCGTCTTGATGACCACAGTGTGACTGACAATGCAGATGCATCTCCAGACGTGGAGAAAGAATCCAATGAAGTTGGAAAAGAACCAAATGACGCTGAAAAGAAACTGTGCTTAcccaagaagaaaaacaagggaAGAGAAAAGCATTCTGGAATCAGTCAACAAATTCTAAAGGCTGCAGGTACTTTGGATCAAGATGAGGCAGAACAATCTCAAGATGGTGACAACGATGGAGAGCAAGTAAATGAATCTAAAGACAACACGGATGCTCCTGAAGATGCAGATGAAGGAAAATTAGACGAAGGCAACAGCAAGCCTCACGGTGAAAAAAGTGTGACTCACAACATGGATGCTCCTGAAGATGCGGAGGAAGGAAAATTAGACGAGGGTAACAGCAAGCGTCTTGATGACCATAGTGCGACTGACAATGCAGATGCATCTCCAGAAGTGGAGAACGAACCCAATGAAGTTGGAAAAGAACCAAATGACGCCGAAAAGAAACTGAGCTTacccaagaagaaaaagaatggaaAGGAAAAACATTCTGGAATCAGTCAAGTTCTGAAGGTCGCAGGTACTTTCGATCTAGACAAGGCTGAACAATCTCAAGATGGTGATAACAATGAAGAGCAAGTAAACAAATTGGAACAGAGCGTGACTGACAACATGGATACTCCTGAAGATACAGATGAAGGAAAATTAGACGTGGGCAACATCAAGCCTCCCAGTGAAAGAAGTGTTACTGACAACATGGATGCTGTAGATGAAGGAAAGTTAGACGAGGGCAACAGCAAGCCTCTTGATGACCACAGTGTAACAGACAATGCAGATGCATCTCCAGATATGGTGGAAGAATTCAACGAAGTTGGAAAAGAATCAAATGACTCCAAAAAGAAACCGCGCCTACccatgaagaaagagaagggaaaagaaaaatattctgGAATCAGTCAAGTTCTAAAGGCTGCGGGTACTTTTGATCTTGGTGAGGCAGAACAATCTCAAGATGGTGACAACGATGAAGAGCAAATAAATGAATCAGAACATCGGGATGATGGCAAAGAATTGATTTCGGGTGGTTCAAATAATGCAGATGAAAAAGTAGAACAACCTAATGCAGATGAACAAGAACCAGACGAGCTCCATGGTAAGCCGCCCAGTCACCATACAAACAACGCAGATTTTGCTCAAGATGTGGAGGAAGGATCTAGTCCAGTTCAAGACAAATCAAAGGACTCCAAAAATAAATTGGGCCTACCCAAGAAGGAAAGTTCTCGGAGTAGCAGCAGTGTgaagaagggaaaagaaaagacTTCTCAAATCTGTGAAGTTCTGAATACTGCAAGTAATTTTGATCTGGATGGGGCAATAGAATCACAAGATGATAACAATGACGCCGCAGAAGTACAAAGATTGGAAACTCATAACCATAACGAAGAATTGAATTCGAGCGGTTCAAATAATGCAGCTGAGGAAGTAGAGCCTCAATCTAATGCAGATGAAGATGAATTAGATGCGCATCACCACAAGCCGCTTAATAACCAAAGTGAAAATGACGATGGAGGTGCTGCTCAAGATGTAGAGCAAGAATCTAATGCAGTTGAAGAAGAATCAAATGGCCGCAGCCACAAGCCTCTCAATAACCAAAGTGAGACTAATAATGAAGGTGCTACTCAAGACGTGGAGAAAGCACATGCAGCTGAAAACGATTCAACTGACTCCAAAAGAAAATCGCGGACCCCTAAGAAGGACAAAGCTTCGAGTAGTCGTGGTCATCCGCAAGGAAAAATACAACATTCCAGATTTGATCAAGTCTTGAATGCCACAGGCAATATTTATCCAGATGGAGCAGCACAATCTCAAGAAGATGACAACGACGAAGCAGAAGTGCAAGAATTGGAATTCCAGCATGATGGCGAAGAAATGAATTTAGGTGGTTCAAAAAATGTAGATGAAGGAGTAGAGCGTCAATCTGATAAACATGAAAAAGAATCAGATGAGCATCATGGCAAGCCTCTCATTAACCAAAGTGAGTCTGAAAACACAGAAGCTGCTCAGGATGTGGAGAAAGAACCACATGAAGGTAAAGAGAAACCATATGGTTTAGAACAAAAATCATATGAATCAGAAGAAAGGTCGTTGCAGACGAAAAATCCTTCTGGTCGTCCGAGTGGAAAACAGAAGCCTTTCAAATTCGGTCAAGCTTTGAATATCCCAAGTAATGTTGATCTAGATGGAGCTGTAAAATCTCAAGAGGATGACAACCGCAAAGCAGAAGTACAGGAGTCAGAACCACAAGAAGATGGCGGAGATTTGAATTTGGGTGGTCCAAACAATGCAAATGAAGAGGTCGAGCTTCCATCtaatgttgatgaagaaatatCAGATGGGCCCCTCTGTAACGAAATTGAGAGTGACGACATAGAGGTTACTCAAGATGTGGAACAACAATCTGATGCAGTTAAACGAAGATTAATCAACCCAAAAGAGACATTCTTCCAGAAGAAAAAGCATTCTAGTCGTCTTACTGGAAAACAAAAGGCTTCCATAGTTGGTCAAGTTTCGAATGCCGCAAGTAATGTTGATCTAGATGGGGGAGTGCAATCTCAAGACAATGATACTGATGAAGTAGAGGTGCATGAACCAGAACCCCAAAACGATTTCGAAGAATTGGAAGTCGGTGCGGCAAAAAAAGACCCGCGTGGGCAACAAACTCCTACTCGAGCAAGGAGTAGAGAAGAGCCTTTGAATCTTGAGCAACTTATAAGTACCGCTAGTGGTAATGATTCCAGCACGGCAATGGTTTCTTTGGACAATGAAGAAGGCATAGTTGAAGAATTAGATCCATTTGCTAGTGCTCGAGGAGGTAAACAGGCTTTGAGTGAAGCTAAG GTTCCCGACCTTACCCAAATTTTGACTGTCACAAATGTTGATGATTCGAGTGAGGAATTAAAGTCTGTTGGTGGTGACGATTACAAAAATGACAAAGCAAAAGCACATGAATTGAAATTTGGTGGTTCAAAGAAAGATTCGCGAGGCCGCCAACATCGTACTCAGGTACGAGAGGAAGTAAAGCTTTTTAATCTTGAAAAAATTGGGACTGCCGCAAGCGGTAGTGATCCGGCCAAGGCACTGGTTTCTCTTGACGATGAAGATGACAGAGTACAAGAGTCAGAACCAATTGCCTCAAATGTAGATTCATACTTCCGACAACCACTTTCTAGTGCTCGAGGAATTGACCAGTCTCCCAATCTTGTCCAAATGTTAACCGCCACAATTGATAATAATGATCCAAATGTGGAATTGAAGTCTCTTGAAGATGGCGATTACAAAGGCAAAAAAGCAGAAGTATATGAGTTGAGCAAAGACTCGCGAAGAATCAAAGGTCATACTATGGGTGCTCGAACAAGAATAGAGCCTCCTAATCTCGACCAAATTGTGACTGCCAGAATTGGTGATGATCTAGGCAAAGGATTGGAGTCTCTTGGAGGTAACCAGGAAGGAGAATCAGACAAAGATGGCTCAAATAAAGATGTGCCCGGCTCCGGTCAGACTAATAGAGGAACACAACAGCTTCCCAATCTTGTCCAAATTCTGACTGCCACAAATGAAGGTGATCCAAATCCAGAACTggaattttgtgaggatgacaAAGAATTGGAATCAGATTCAAACAAAGATTTGAGCATCCAAGAACCTTCTCCAGGCGAAATAGAGCCTTCAACAGATGATCAAAGTGTGTTAGTGAGTGTTGATGATGATCCAGACGTGctacaatttcatgacaatgAGTATGACGAAGAACAAGCTGAATCAAATAAAGATGGTCGCACTGGAAAGCCTCTTTCTCGTCCTCCTACCACTAGTCtcagaggaaaaagaagagactGA